One Actinomyces marmotae DNA window includes the following coding sequences:
- a CDS encoding carbohydrate ABC transporter permease: protein MSALAAPTHAIERPSKKHSWGEIASTFGIVLIVIYCLAPFYWMLVSSLRPDTEVFDNSWWPAHPSLENYESVFSSGNYFGQGLLNSLIVSVVVTIVALAVATFTSYALARLDFRGKGVLLIVVLATSMFPLVAIMVPLLKNFTDWGWINTYQAMIVPDLSFSLPLAVWNLTSFFRQMPIELEQSAMVDGCTPGQAFRKVILPIAAPGIFTTAIIIFIGAWNEFLVAVTMINKPTMQPATVLLSKFTGDSQFNTPFGSQMAAGVIMTIPLIIMVLLFQRRIVAGLAAGGLKQ from the coding sequence ATGAGCGCCTTAGCAGCACCGACGCACGCGATCGAGCGGCCGAGCAAGAAGCACTCCTGGGGCGAGATCGCCTCTACCTTCGGCATCGTCCTCATCGTCATCTACTGCCTGGCGCCCTTCTACTGGATGCTCGTCTCCTCCCTGCGCCCGGACACCGAGGTCTTCGACAACTCCTGGTGGCCCGCCCACCCCTCCCTGGAGAACTACGAATCGGTCTTCTCCTCGGGTAACTACTTCGGGCAGGGCCTGCTCAACTCGCTTATCGTGTCCGTCGTCGTCACGATCGTCGCGCTGGCCGTGGCCACGTTCACGTCCTACGCCCTGGCCCGCCTGGACTTCCGGGGCAAGGGGGTGCTCCTCATCGTCGTGCTGGCGACCTCCATGTTCCCCCTCGTGGCGATCATGGTGCCGCTGCTGAAGAACTTCACCGACTGGGGCTGGATCAACACCTACCAGGCGATGATCGTCCCCGACCTGTCCTTCTCACTGCCCCTGGCGGTGTGGAACCTGACGAGCTTCTTCCGCCAGATGCCGATCGAGCTCGAGCAGTCCGCCATGGTGGACGGCTGCACCCCCGGCCAGGCCTTCCGCAAGGTCATCCTGCCGATCGCAGCCCCGGGCATCTTCACCACCGCGATCATCATCTTCATCGGCGCGTGGAACGAGTTCCTCGTGGCCGTCACGATGATCAACAAGCCGACTATGCAGCCCGCCACGGTACTGCTGTCCAAGTTCACCGGTGACTCGCAGTTCAACACGCCCTTCGGCTCCCAGATGGCCGCCGGGGTCATCATGACGATCCCGCTGATCATCATGGTGCTGCTCTTCCAGCGCCGCATCGTCGCCGGCCTGGCCGCGGGCGGCCTCAAGCAGTGA
- a CDS encoding carbohydrate ABC transporter permease, with amino-acid sequence MSTDMRAALKHRSQASRAQSRLAWLLITPTILVLGVVIVIPVIQSLYQSFFAPPELNKSTGFFDEAERFVGFENYTRIFSGSGDRFWNAVYNTTLFGVVTVVLETLLGVAMAIIMHRAMRGRGIVRAAILVPWAIPTAVSSILWAWIFNQNGVANAVLGHHIMWASGDLTAKMAIIITDVWKTAPYIGLLTLAGLQVIPDEVYEAAKIDGATTWQRFTRITLPLVKPALAVAVLFRALDALRMFDLPYILIGPRKASVETISMLVQDEASNLRYGSGAVYALFLFLYVFVFALAFTRITHADLGTGPEKRRRRKRSDGRLPASAFLPKRPASASADRSGS; translated from the coding sequence ATGAGCACGGACATGCGGGCGGCGCTCAAGCACCGCTCCCAGGCGAGCCGGGCGCAATCGCGCCTCGCCTGGCTCCTCATCACCCCGACGATCCTCGTCCTGGGCGTCGTCATCGTCATCCCCGTCATCCAATCCCTGTACCAGTCCTTTTTCGCCCCGCCCGAGCTGAACAAGTCGACGGGCTTCTTCGACGAGGCCGAGCGCTTCGTCGGGTTCGAGAACTACACCAGGATCTTCTCCGGCTCCGGGGACCGATTCTGGAACGCGGTCTACAACACCACCCTGTTCGGGGTCGTCACCGTCGTCCTGGAGACCCTCCTGGGCGTCGCCATGGCGATCATCATGCACAGGGCCATGAGGGGACGCGGCATCGTGCGCGCCGCGATCCTCGTGCCCTGGGCCATCCCGACCGCCGTGTCCTCCATCCTGTGGGCCTGGATCTTCAACCAGAACGGCGTGGCCAACGCCGTCCTCGGCCACCACATCATGTGGGCGTCCGGCGACCTGACCGCGAAGATGGCCATCATCATCACCGACGTGTGGAAGACCGCCCCCTACATCGGGCTGCTCACGCTCGCCGGCCTCCAGGTCATCCCCGACGAGGTCTACGAGGCCGCCAAGATCGACGGCGCCACCACCTGGCAGCGCTTCACCCGCATCACACTGCCGCTGGTCAAGCCCGCCCTGGCCGTGGCCGTCCTCTTCCGTGCGCTGGACGCCCTGAGGATGTTCGACCTCCCCTACATTCTCATCGGGCCGCGCAAGGCGAGCGTGGAGACCATCTCGATGCTCGTCCAGGACGAGGCCTCCAACCTGCGCTACGGCTCGGGGGCGGTGTACGCGCTCTTCCTGTTCCTCTACGTCTTCGTCTTCGCCCTCGCCTTCACCAGGATCACCCACGCCGACCTGGGCACGGGGCCGGAGAAGAGGCGCAGGAGGAAGAGGAGCGATGGGAGGCTCCCGGCCTCGGCCTTCCTGCCCAAGCGCCCCGCATCCGCCTCGGCCGACAGGAGTGGCTCATGA
- a CDS encoding ABC transporter substrate-binding protein, which produces MTSSLPRRRFIQGSALAAAGVAVAACGKGAGASTEITGNGPITWVQGKDNSGGMVKKRIDQWNAENPGEEVTLIELSSEADQQRQSMINNAQTKSDAYDVISVDLVWIAEFAAHRWIIELPQERLASPDVIESVWDTGIYRDKLFAMPFATDSSMMYYRKDFLAEAGIQEPPKDWEGIKGAIDAVRALPGHSSIGGFGGQYAKYEGLTCCASEFINTAGGSFYDDQGEVAINSPEAVAGLQNLMDAFAGRYIPKESLEWKEEDGRNAFESGDLLFYRQWSYQYKNDMESLGEDKFAVAPLPMIDGKKFVPTLGGHNCAISAYSRNKATALRFIQWFTSLDSERYALETQTLAPIVGSLYEDPAQLESFPFLPTLRESLDSARSRPKAVYYGDVTAAIQDALYPAITGATTAQAAISGLEATLKSLA; this is translated from the coding sequence ATGACGAGCTCGCTACCCCGTCGCCGATTCATCCAGGGCTCCGCCCTGGCGGCGGCCGGCGTTGCCGTCGCGGCCTGCGGCAAAGGAGCCGGCGCCAGCACTGAGATCACCGGGAACGGGCCGATCACCTGGGTCCAGGGCAAGGACAACTCCGGGGGGATGGTCAAGAAGCGGATCGACCAGTGGAACGCTGAGAACCCGGGTGAGGAGGTCACTCTCATCGAGCTCTCCTCCGAGGCGGACCAGCAGCGCCAGTCCATGATCAACAACGCCCAGACGAAGTCCGACGCCTACGACGTTATCTCCGTGGACCTCGTGTGGATCGCCGAGTTCGCCGCCCACCGCTGGATCATCGAACTGCCTCAGGAGCGGCTCGCCAGCCCCGATGTCATCGAGTCGGTGTGGGACACCGGGATCTACCGGGACAAGCTCTTCGCGATGCCCTTCGCCACCGACTCCTCGATGATGTACTACCGCAAGGACTTCCTCGCCGAGGCCGGGATCCAGGAGCCTCCCAAGGACTGGGAGGGGATCAAGGGAGCGATCGACGCCGTGCGCGCGCTGCCCGGGCACTCGTCCATCGGGGGCTTCGGCGGCCAGTACGCCAAGTACGAGGGCCTGACCTGCTGCGCATCGGAGTTCATCAACACCGCCGGGGGCTCCTTCTACGACGACCAGGGGGAGGTCGCGATCAACTCCCCCGAGGCCGTCGCCGGGCTCCAGAACCTCATGGACGCCTTCGCCGGCCGCTACATCCCCAAGGAGTCCCTGGAGTGGAAGGAGGAGGACGGCCGCAACGCCTTCGAGTCCGGCGATCTCCTCTTCTACCGGCAGTGGTCCTACCAGTACAAGAACGACATGGAGTCCCTGGGTGAGGACAAGTTCGCCGTCGCGCCCCTGCCGATGATCGACGGCAAGAAGTTCGTGCCGACTCTCGGTGGACACAACTGCGCGATCTCCGCCTACTCGAGGAACAAGGCCACCGCGCTGAGATTCATCCAGTGGTTCACCTCCCTGGACTCCGAGCGCTACGCGCTGGAGACCCAGACGCTGGCGCCAATCGTCGGCTCCCTCTACGAGGACCCCGCGCAACTGGAGTCCTTCCCCTTCCTGCCCACGCTCAGGGAGTCCCTCGACTCCGCCAGAAGCCGCCCCAAGGCCGTCTACTACGGCGATGTCACCGCCGCCATCCAGGACGCCCTCTACCCGGCGATCACTGGGGCCACCACCGCGCAGGCCGCGATCTCCGGTCTGGAGGCGACGCTCAAGAGCCTGGCCTGA
- a CDS encoding cation diffusion facilitator family transporter: MAHDHSGGKAIIAALAANVGIAVTKAVAWLLTGSSSMLAESVHSLADSGNQAILLLGGKRARRQADEQHQFGYGSSRYLAAFIVSIVLFTLGGLFALYEAWEKFSHPRAIDSWHWVPVAVLVVSIGLEGFSLRTALREARAARGSRGLLSYIRDSRSPEIPLVLLEDIGALVGLVLALGGVSMTLLTGDGRWDAIGSASIGLLLVVIALFLAFEMSSLLLGEAAAPEHRDAILAAIPGGALESVVYLRTIHTGPETLLVAAKVAVPTGATGAAIAESINAAEARVREALPGLSATIFLEPDIRRA, from the coding sequence ATGGCCCACGACCATTCTGGCGGCAAGGCGATCATCGCGGCGCTGGCCGCCAACGTCGGCATCGCCGTCACGAAGGCCGTCGCCTGGCTGCTCACCGGCTCATCGTCGATGCTCGCCGAGTCGGTCCACTCCCTGGCGGACTCCGGCAATCAGGCGATCCTCCTCCTCGGCGGCAAGCGGGCCAGGCGGCAGGCCGATGAGCAGCACCAGTTCGGCTACGGGAGCTCCCGCTACCTCGCGGCGTTCATCGTCTCGATCGTCCTGTTCACCCTGGGCGGCCTGTTCGCCCTGTACGAGGCCTGGGAGAAGTTCAGCCACCCGCGCGCCATCGACTCCTGGCACTGGGTGCCGGTGGCCGTCCTCGTGGTGTCGATCGGCTTGGAGGGCTTCAGCCTGCGAACCGCGCTGCGCGAGGCGCGCGCCGCCCGCGGGAGCCGCGGCCTGCTCAGCTACATCCGCGATTCCCGGTCCCCGGAGATCCCCCTGGTCCTCCTGGAGGACATCGGCGCCCTGGTCGGGCTCGTCCTCGCCCTGGGGGGCGTGTCGATGACCCTGCTAACCGGTGACGGCCGGTGGGACGCCATCGGATCGGCATCCATCGGCCTACTGCTCGTCGTCATCGCCCTGTTCTTGGCCTTCGAGATGTCCTCCCTGCTGCTGGGGGAGGCGGCGGCCCCCGAGCACCGTGACGCCATCCTCGCGGCGATCCCGGGCGGGGCCCTGGAATCCGTGGTCTACCTGCGTACCATCCACACCGGGCCCGAGACCCTCCTCGTGGCGGCCAAGGTGGCCGTGCCCACCGGGGCCACGGGCGCGGCGATTGCCGAGTCGATCAACGCCGCCGAGGCGCGGGTGCGCGAGGCACTGCCAGGCCTGAGCGCCACGATCTTCCTCGAGCCCGACATCCGCCGCGCCTAA
- a CDS encoding LysR family substrate-binding domain-containing protein, whose product MSELDAALAQAREARMVRIGFTWALPYPWIERVITTFEAETEARAHLSRQDDPLRALRRGSVDLALIRHEADLGGLDSFDVLTEPRMAVVSRRSPLAGRQSLTWAELAEHPVVINTGNGSTSQAQWPEGGQPARTVECASYDEWVALVAAGRGVGSIGRSAAQVSAHPGLVFIPLQDGPSATLRLVAPRSPLPPLTRTLVEIITRATGERVRALD is encoded by the coding sequence GTGTCTGAGCTTGATGCCGCGCTCGCCCAGGCGCGCGAGGCGCGCATGGTCCGCATCGGCTTCACCTGGGCGCTGCCCTACCCCTGGATAGAGCGCGTCATCACCACCTTCGAGGCCGAGACCGAGGCTCGCGCGCACCTGTCCCGCCAGGACGATCCGCTGCGGGCCCTGCGCCGTGGGAGCGTCGACCTCGCGCTCATCCGGCACGAGGCGGACCTGGGAGGGCTTGATTCCTTCGATGTCCTGACGGAGCCGCGCATGGCCGTTGTCAGCCGGCGCTCCCCATTGGCGGGCAGGCAGAGCCTGACATGGGCGGAACTGGCTGAGCACCCGGTTGTCATCAACACGGGCAACGGAAGCACCAGCCAAGCGCAGTGGCCCGAGGGCGGTCAACCCGCGCGCACCGTCGAGTGCGCCAGCTACGACGAGTGGGTCGCCTTGGTGGCTGCCGGTCGGGGCGTGGGCAGCATCGGTAGGTCCGCTGCCCAGGTCAGCGCGCATCCCGGACTGGTCTTCATCCCGCTTCAAGACGGTCCGAGCGCCACGCTGCGGCTGGTCGCTCCCCGCTCGCCCCTGCCGCCGCTCACGCGAACCCTGGTTGAGATCATCACCAGGGCGACCGGCGAGCGCGTCCGCGCGCTCGATTGA
- a CDS encoding nitronate monooxygenase — translation MATTPLLASSLPLAAAPMAGGPSTVALAGAVAGAGAFPFLAGGYRSVEALAEQISQARQLGADFGVNLFVPSRAPVDDAALQAYARELAPEARAHGLELRVQPGDDDDGWQAKLDLLVSDPVPVVSFTFGLPEDDVVRRLRAAGTTVLVTVTTAREAVAAAEAGADGLVVQGPRAGGHSATFDPSRTIGGQATADVVQEVRGATTLPVIGTGGVGGGEDVRAILAAGAQMVAVGTLLLRADEAGTPETYRRALADPGFTRTIVTRAFSGRPARSLRNGFALRHPHAPSAYPAVNRLTLPLRAAAARAGDMQRISLWAGTGWRGARRGSAADAVARLAAAL, via the coding sequence ATGGCGACCACCCCGCTGCTGGCCTCGTCGCTCCCTCTCGCTGCCGCGCCGATGGCGGGCGGGCCCTCCACCGTGGCGCTGGCCGGCGCGGTCGCCGGGGCGGGCGCCTTCCCCTTCTTGGCGGGCGGCTACCGGAGCGTCGAGGCGCTGGCAGAGCAGATCAGTCAGGCCCGCCAACTGGGGGCCGACTTCGGCGTCAACCTCTTCGTGCCCTCGCGCGCGCCGGTCGATGATGCCGCGCTCCAGGCCTATGCGCGCGAACTGGCCCCGGAGGCGCGGGCCCACGGACTGGAGTTGAGGGTCCAGCCCGGCGATGACGACGATGGCTGGCAGGCCAAGCTCGACCTGCTGGTGAGCGACCCGGTGCCGGTGGTCTCCTTCACCTTCGGGCTTCCGGAGGACGACGTCGTCCGCCGCCTGCGCGCGGCCGGCACCACAGTGCTGGTGACCGTGACGACGGCGCGGGAAGCCGTGGCCGCTGCCGAGGCCGGGGCGGATGGGCTGGTGGTCCAGGGGCCGCGGGCTGGTGGTCACAGCGCCACCTTCGACCCTTCTCGGACGATCGGTGGCCAGGCCACGGCGGATGTGGTTCAGGAGGTGCGCGGGGCGACCACGTTGCCCGTCATCGGTACCGGTGGAGTCGGCGGTGGCGAGGACGTCCGGGCGATTCTTGCTGCCGGGGCCCAGATGGTCGCCGTCGGCACGCTGCTGCTGCGAGCCGACGAGGCGGGGACCCCTGAGACGTATCGCCGCGCCCTGGCGGACCCGGGCTTCACGCGCACGATCGTGACACGAGCGTTCAGCGGGCGGCCGGCACGCTCGTTGCGCAACGGATTCGCGCTGCGGCATCCTCATGCTCCCAGCGCTTATCCGGCGGTCAACCGCCTGACGCTGCCCCTGCGCGCGGCCGCCGCCAGGGCGGGTGACATGCAGAGGATCTCCCTGTGGGCGGGCACCGGCTGGCGTGGCGCCCGCCGCGGGAGCGCGGCAGACGCTGTCGCCAGGCTCGCTGCCGCGCTGTGA
- a CDS encoding MBL fold metallo-hydrolase, with translation MGGAARGLAAGESLSLGELTIHAVEAVHGPADGERDSRGFVNCEVIGFVLQARAEQMFLSGDTTSLDGVTAVAERFGPMDYAVLHAGRASVPAKFAGRPLSMTADQAATAARVLSARRVVVAHQTQWAHFTQGPARTRAAFATAGLGSVLAPSEPGVWGSLT, from the coding sequence ATGGGCGGCGCGGCTCGGGGCCTGGCCGCGGGCGAGAGCCTCAGCCTCGGTGAACTCACGATCCACGCCGTCGAGGCCGTTCATGGCCCGGCGGACGGTGAACGGGATTCACGGGGCTTCGTCAACTGCGAGGTCATCGGCTTCGTGCTCCAGGCGCGCGCGGAGCAGATGTTCCTCAGCGGTGACACCACCTCGCTGGATGGGGTGACAGCGGTGGCCGAGCGCTTCGGCCCGATGGACTACGCGGTGCTCCACGCGGGCCGGGCGAGCGTCCCAGCCAAGTTCGCGGGCCGCCCCTTGTCCATGACGGCTGACCAGGCGGCGACGGCGGCGCGAGTGCTGTCGGCCCGGCGCGTCGTCGTGGCGCACCAGACGCAGTGGGCGCACTTCACGCAGGGTCCTGCGCGCACACGGGCGGCATTCGCCACCGCCGGCCTGGGATCTGTCCTCGCTCCTAGCGAGCCCGGCGTGTGGGGGAGCCTGACCTAG
- a CDS encoding UvrD-helicase domain-containing protein, with product MNAMDSLFGSLPMPGQKGGATPPVEAALPALAPASFDADDGWADSLLDTEAPAESGYESDDELPSAEERDSVADTWEERQAETAALVARAQARAAALRAAQAGAPDPGPAGGGVGRERGLAVGDPTALTRGLNGPQAAAVTHAGAPLLIIAGAGSGKTRVLTHRIAHLLATGRAHPGEILAITFTNKAAAEMRERVTGLVGPAGGRMWVSTFHSACVRILRREHEAAGLRSTFSIYDAADSTRMVTLIVRELGIDPKRFTPKAFAHRISDLKNELVTPVEFAEKAVTTNPFERHLAEVYTAYASRMASANALDFDDLIMRAVQLLQAKPAVAEMYRRRFRHILVDEYQDTNHAQYILVRELVGGLGTSGEGTALPPAELTVVGDSDQSIYAFRGATIRNIEEFEQDYPSARTILLEQNYRSTQNILDAANAVISRNTGRRPKNLFTDSGPGAPITGYVADSEHDEARWISTEIDRLADEHGVRPRDIAVFYRTNAQSRALEEVFIRAGQPYKVIGGTRFYERREIKDAIAYLRAVDNPDDDVSLRRILNVPKRGLGEKAEAALAEHGARHRVSFSDAIADAAGAPRSGLTEPEAQGAPRVEGLATRARAQVTRFHELLEGLRHQQASGDGVADILDSALDASGYLAELRASDDPQDATRVENLAELHSVAADFQAANPEGSLADFLERVSLVADSDQLPSAEGAVGEEAAAQAHEAAEQGQITLMTVHTAKGLEFPVVFVTGMEDGTFPHSRALAEDSELAEERRLAYVALTRARERLYVTRAAVRSAWGQATAMPASRFLDDIPPETMDWKRLASSMDALRGGGTGWGSGWGDDGGGRRGSRSRGSWHSDDDDFAPPIGARPARTGKIGRVETAKDRAAKRAAAKKGSAPVRLDGSGRSTGNGGEEELPAAVQGLREGDAVRHDTYGVGTVIALEGHGRSKVARVEFTIDGARAVKRLMLRLAPLAKA from the coding sequence ATGAACGCGATGGACTCCCTCTTCGGCTCCCTGCCCATGCCCGGCCAGAAGGGCGGCGCCACGCCCCCCGTCGAGGCCGCCCTGCCGGCCCTCGCCCCGGCCTCCTTCGACGCCGACGACGGCTGGGCCGACTCCCTGCTCGACACCGAGGCCCCTGCCGAGTCCGGATACGAGTCCGACGACGAGCTCCCCTCCGCCGAGGAACGCGACTCCGTTGCCGACACCTGGGAGGAACGCCAGGCCGAGACCGCCGCCCTCGTCGCACGCGCCCAGGCCAGGGCTGCCGCCCTGCGCGCCGCCCAGGCAGGAGCGCCCGACCCAGGGCCTGCGGGAGGCGGCGTCGGCCGGGAACGGGGCCTCGCCGTCGGCGACCCCACCGCACTCACTCGCGGCCTCAACGGGCCCCAGGCCGCGGCCGTCACCCACGCCGGCGCCCCCCTGCTCATCATCGCCGGCGCCGGGAGCGGCAAGACCCGCGTCCTGACCCACCGCATCGCCCACCTGCTGGCCACCGGCCGGGCCCATCCCGGCGAGATCCTCGCGATCACCTTCACCAACAAGGCCGCCGCGGAGATGCGCGAGCGGGTCACCGGGCTCGTCGGGCCCGCCGGGGGGCGCATGTGGGTCTCCACCTTCCACTCCGCCTGCGTGCGCATCCTGCGCCGTGAGCACGAGGCCGCCGGCCTGCGCTCCACCTTCTCCATCTACGACGCCGCCGACTCCACGCGGATGGTCACCCTGATCGTGCGCGAGCTCGGCATCGACCCCAAGCGATTCACCCCCAAGGCCTTCGCCCACCGCATCTCCGACCTCAAGAACGAGCTCGTCACCCCCGTCGAGTTCGCGGAGAAGGCGGTGACCACCAACCCCTTCGAGCGCCACCTCGCCGAGGTCTACACCGCCTACGCCTCGCGCATGGCCTCCGCCAACGCCCTGGACTTCGACGACCTCATCATGCGCGCGGTCCAACTGCTCCAGGCCAAGCCCGCGGTGGCCGAGATGTACCGGCGCCGATTCCGCCACATCCTCGTTGACGAGTACCAGGACACCAACCACGCCCAGTACATCCTCGTGCGCGAGCTTGTCGGCGGCCTCGGCACCTCCGGGGAGGGAACCGCGCTTCCCCCGGCCGAGCTGACCGTCGTGGGGGACTCCGACCAGTCCATCTACGCCTTCCGCGGCGCCACCATCCGCAATATCGAGGAGTTCGAGCAGGACTACCCGTCCGCCCGCACCATTCTACTGGAGCAGAACTACCGCTCCACCCAGAACATCCTCGACGCCGCCAACGCCGTCATCTCGCGCAACACCGGGCGCCGCCCCAAGAACCTCTTCACCGACTCCGGCCCCGGAGCCCCCATCACCGGCTACGTGGCCGACTCCGAGCACGACGAGGCCCGCTGGATCTCCACCGAGATCGACCGCCTCGCCGACGAGCACGGGGTGAGGCCCCGGGACATAGCGGTCTTCTACCGCACCAACGCCCAGTCCCGCGCCCTGGAGGAGGTCTTCATCCGCGCCGGCCAGCCCTACAAGGTCATCGGGGGCACCCGCTTCTACGAGCGGCGCGAGATCAAGGACGCCATCGCCTACCTGCGCGCCGTGGACAACCCCGATGACGACGTCTCCCTGCGCCGCATCCTCAACGTCCCCAAGCGCGGACTGGGGGAGAAGGCCGAGGCTGCCCTCGCCGAGCACGGCGCCCGCCACCGCGTGTCCTTCTCCGACGCCATCGCCGACGCCGCCGGGGCGCCCCGCTCGGGCCTGACCGAGCCCGAGGCGCAGGGGGCCCCGCGGGTCGAGGGCCTGGCCACCCGCGCCCGAGCCCAGGTCACCCGGTTCCACGAGCTCCTTGAGGGCCTGCGCCATCAGCAGGCCTCGGGCGACGGGGTCGCGGACATCCTCGACTCCGCCCTCGACGCCTCCGGATATCTCGCAGAGCTGCGCGCCTCCGATGATCCCCAGGATGCCACCCGCGTGGAGAACCTCGCCGAACTCCACTCCGTGGCCGCCGATTTCCAGGCCGCCAACCCCGAGGGGAGTCTCGCCGACTTCCTGGAGCGCGTCAGCCTCGTCGCCGACTCCGATCAGCTCCCCTCCGCCGAGGGCGCCGTCGGCGAGGAGGCCGCGGCGCAGGCCCATGAGGCCGCCGAGCAGGGCCAGATCACCCTCATGACCGTCCATACCGCGAAGGGCCTGGAGTTCCCGGTCGTCTTCGTCACCGGCATGGAGGATGGCACTTTTCCTCACTCCCGGGCCCTGGCCGAGGACTCCGAGCTCGCCGAGGAGCGGCGCCTGGCCTATGTGGCGCTCACCCGCGCGCGTGAGCGGCTCTACGTCACCCGCGCCGCCGTGCGCTCCGCCTGGGGGCAGGCCACTGCCATGCCCGCCTCCCGCTTCCTCGATGACATCCCGCCCGAGACCATGGACTGGAAGCGCCTGGCTTCCTCCATGGACGCCCTGCGCGGGGGCGGCACCGGCTGGGGGAGCGGTTGGGGCGATGATGGGGGTGGTCGCAGGGGCTCCCGCTCCCGAGGCTCCTGGCACTCCGACGACGACGATTTCGCTCCCCCGATCGGCGCCCGCCCCGCGCGCACCGGCAAGATCGGGCGCGTGGAGACCGCCAAGGACCGGGCCGCCAAGCGCGCCGCCGCGAAGAAGGGATCCGCCCCGGTCCGCCTGGATGGCAGCGGGCGGTCCACGGGCAACGGGGGAGAGGAGGAGCTCCCCGCGGCCGTCCAGGGCCTGCGAGAGGGAGACGCCGTGCGCCACGACACCTACGGCGTCGGCACCGTGATCGCCCTGGAGGGACACGGCCGCTCGAAGGTCGCCCGCGTGGAGTTCACCATCGACGGCGCCCGCGCCGTCAAGCGCCTCATGCTGCGCCTAGCGCCCCTGGCCAAGGCCTGA
- a CDS encoding DNA alkylation repair protein produces MALAQHTDVLLLDEPTTFLDLTHQVEVLDLLTDLNRLRGTTVVMVLRDINLAARYADHLVAMRDGRIAAAHPDLWCEAATWEEALRHLWDGATHREERYAALAIIRSTRSAPHADRLESLALYEHLLRTGQWWDLVDETSHAVGLVVRAHLAAAARMRAWAVDANMWVRRSAIICQLQHKERTDLGLLTDVIEANEEDSEFFIRKAIGWALRDYARTDGDWVRAFVETHPGLSALSRREALKHL; encoded by the coding sequence ATGGCTCTCGCACAGCACACCGATGTCCTCCTCCTTGACGAGCCCACCACCTTCCTCGACCTCACCCACCAGGTCGAGGTCCTCGACCTGCTCACCGACCTCAACCGCTTGCGCGGCACGACCGTGGTGATGGTCCTGCGCGATATCAACCTCGCCGCCCGCTACGCCGACCACCTCGTCGCCATGCGTGACGGACGGATCGCCGCCGCCCACCCAGACCTCTGGTGCGAGGCCGCCACCTGGGAGGAGGCGCTGCGCCACCTGTGGGACGGCGCCACCCACCGCGAGGAGCGCTACGCCGCCCTGGCGATCATCCGCTCCACGCGCTCCGCGCCGCACGCCGACCGCTTGGAGTCCCTCGCGCTCTACGAGCACCTCCTGCGCACGGGGCAGTGGTGGGACCTGGTCGATGAGACCTCGCACGCCGTGGGTCTTGTCGTGCGCGCCCACCTGGCGGCGGCCGCCCGCATGCGCGCCTGGGCGGTGGACGCGAACATGTGGGTGCGACGCAGCGCGATCATCTGCCAGCTCCAGCACAAGGAGCGCACCGACTTGGGCCTCCTGACCGACGTTATCGAGGCCAACGAGGAGGACTCGGAGTTCTTCATCCGCAAGGCCATCGGCTGGGCGCTGCGCGACTACGCCCGCACCGACGGCGACTGGGTGCGTGCCTTCGTCGAGACCCACCCCGGCCTGTCCGCCCTCAGCCGCCGCGAGGCGCTCAAGCACCTGTGA
- a CDS encoding GntR family transcriptional regulator has product MHKYELIREAIAAMAAEAGPGVRLPTEKEMARRFNASTMTVRRALQMLTENGLLRGVPGRGTFVARSRVTKVARASASFTEALRASGRRASSRLVSATLRPPIDDAEGDFFAVGEGGFVVEVRRVRLGDGIPIGFESAVLNAAIVPGILGCDLTGSLYELIEQQYQLQIERTGIVVSARLPEGHEAELLEVEPAEPCLQTVVTAQVSGGQNLERTVALYRGDMYELAI; this is encoded by the coding sequence GTGCATAAGTATGAGCTTATCCGTGAGGCCATCGCGGCGATGGCGGCCGAGGCGGGGCCTGGGGTCCGCCTGCCCACCGAGAAGGAGATGGCTCGACGCTTCAACGCCTCAACGATGACGGTGCGTCGCGCGCTTCAGATGCTCACGGAGAACGGCTTGCTTCGCGGGGTGCCTGGGAGGGGCACCTTCGTGGCGCGTTCCCGCGTGACCAAGGTGGCTCGCGCGTCCGCCTCGTTCACCGAGGCGCTGCGGGCCTCGGGGCGTCGAGCCAGTAGTCGGCTCGTCTCGGCGACCTTGCGACCGCCCATCGATGACGCCGAGGGCGACTTCTTCGCCGTCGGTGAGGGGGGATTCGTCGTCGAGGTGCGGCGTGTGCGCCTGGGGGACGGGATTCCCATCGGGTTCGAGTCGGCTGTCCTCAATGCGGCCATCGTCCCCGGTATTCTCGGATGCGATCTCACCGGGTCGTTGTACGAGCTGATCGAGCAGCAGTACCAGCTTCAGATCGAGCGCACCGGCATCGTCGTGTCCGCCCGGCTCCCGGAGGGGCACGAGGCGGAACTGCTTGAGGTGGAGCCCGCGGAGCCGTGCCTGCAGACGGTTGTCACCGCCCAGGTCTCAGGCGGGCAGAACCTTGAGCGCACGGTGGCGCTCTATCGCGGCGACATGTATGAGCTCGCCATCTGA